The sequence below is a genomic window from Myxocyprinus asiaticus isolate MX2 ecotype Aquarium Trade chromosome 9, UBuf_Myxa_2, whole genome shotgun sequence.
TTGCTGTCAGGTAAGTTTTATTTCTCCATGTCATGAACAGTTACTTCCACTATAACAAATAGGGACTGCTATTCTCTGACTCTGCCTCTCTTTCACTTCACATCAGATCCCTCTGTTTGGGATCATGTCTTCAGACTCAGCAGATCCATTCTACTGGATGAGAGTCATCCTGGCCTCCAACAGAGGTATGCATGTTGCTGCACATGTTAAATCACCATATTGTATTAACATGGCGATACCACTGTACAAGTTATGTTCATAGCTAGCTTGTTCAAGCTTGGTGAATTTTACATTGCTTTGAGAGCAGCCTACTTAACATATTTCCCTAATCTCAGCCATGACCCATAATTTTGTTAACTAGAAGGATATTTTGAGTTGTCTGGGGTGTGTACTGTTCTCAAGGTGGGGATTGTAGTGGAGTTaaatattgtgtttatttttcagGTACTCTAATGGAGTTGGGTATCTCTCCCATTGTGACCTCTGGTCTGATCATGCAGCTGCTGGCTGGAGCTAAAATCATTGAGGTCGGAGACACGCCTAAAGACAGAGCACTCTTCAATGGAGCTCAGAAACGTAAGTCTCTTTAGAATTTTGAAGTATAATGGACAGatcataattgtattttgaaTGTGATGAATTTTGCATGCAAATGTAGTTAAATGGGGTTATAGATGACAATGATAATTagaaaagtttgtcaagacaaatttTGATGTTGGCATGACagtcttgtctgaaagttttatGGTTATACATACATTACAATAAGACAAACAGTCAGCTTGCTAGATAGATAAatagtcagatagatagatagaaagaaagcttaaaggattagttcacccaaaaacgaaaatttaGCCATTGTTTGCTTACCCctatgttgttataaccccatatgactttctctctttttcttaagACAGAGGGAATTTGTTGGGAAAAGtaattgtgaaaacattttgttctcagttatgtcatacagtggcagtttatggtgaccacctcttcaagcttcaaaagtataattcagaagtctaataaataattctatgagactcatgattgttatgaaagcatacaataaggtttggtacGAAATAAACCAAAATTGAATGTATTACTTAGTAAAAATGTTTACTGACCGTTATTCTTCTGTGCACATTCATGAGTCTGCACATGagctttagagctctttgcacgagagcaacagtagttacgcaACACGTGTGAGATGGGGTGTTCAAgcgaaaatttgttttgtttcgctttaacaggaccaccagcgatattaacattagaaaacacaacataggtgcacacaaaccaaagaacagaacttacaaacatgtctgaagagtttgtagttgaaaaatagatgcatttcaataTCCAGGCTTATTTGTTTGAAGAGGAGTCCtccatcaaacagagagatggtgCTGAAGGTAGCTATAATCTCCTATCTAGTATCCTACTTAGACACCGAACGACACgcaataaaaggtatattttctttGTTAATCAGAATATTTTGTCCTAAGCAGATGCAACGAGCAACGGGACATTTTgtcgatcgcttggtttctatatttgCCGTCGCACACGGTAACACCATCAGCTATGAACTGGCCAAAATGCAATGCATGGTGCGAGCGCAAAGCATTCGTCTGTGTTCCGTGACTGCTTTCAGGTCCTTGAATAAGGTATAATGTGCGACAACCGATGGTGTTtctggtgccctacgcagactgtgtaatatgtgtatagggagtAGTGGTACTggtagctaccttcagccccCACCATCACACTTTTTAATTGCGGACTCCGGTTCAGACAAATAAGTCTGGACAttaaaatgcatctattcttgtACTACAAACtattcagacatgtttgtaagttctgttctttggtttgtgtgcagctatgttgtgttttctgttgtaaatattgctggtggtcctgttgaagtgaaacaaaacaagttttcacttgaacgccccatctcacGCATGTtgcgtaactactgttgctctcgtgcaaagagctctaaagcttgcgtgcagactcatgaacgtgcacaggagaatAACAATCAGTGAAGTTTTTTACCAagtaatacattcgatttcagtttgtttcgcgccaaaccttatcgtatgctttcataacaatcatgagtctcatggaataatttattagacttctgaattataattttgtgcccttttgaagcttgaagaggtgctCGCCATAAACTGcctttgtatgacatcactgagaacaacattttttcacaatttctcccttttgtattaagaaaaagaaagtcatatggtgtaATAACAAtataggggtgagtaaacaattactgaattttcatttttgggtgaactatccctttaaagcagtttaaaggccttttgtgggtttgtttacacttacatttttgacagttggagtatGAATTTACAAGCATTCCGTTGGCCCATTTgtcaatgaaagtctatggaatatttttccatttttttattatctcttgtGCAAAAACTGTGACTTCGATCAGTTAGATCACAGCACACTATTCCTGAACaggctgaaggtctgtgccgagtttggtgaatgtagcttgaaagctgtaggaggagttagtgttagaaatgttggtctccgtttagggattttgaaaaaaaactcttaaagtttgaagaataacagtatgttggtttTTCAAGCCAACGTAATGATGGTAAAtccttttgtttttcagtgtttgGTATGATCATCACCATTGGTCAGGCTATTGTGTACGTCATGACTGGAATGTATGGAGACCCTTCAGAGATGGGTGCTGGCATCTGTCTGTTAATCATTATTCAGGTGAGAGCAGGGACATACAGATTTGCTCATCTATTAGTCACTGAGTGGCTGTTTTTGGGAAAAGTGTTTTGCAGTTAATGAATGATCTCTGACTTTCGTGCATGTGTTTTGGGATGAGATTTTATGTATGGAAATTaattgaaactgtgttttctctcTAGTTGTTTGTGGCAGGTCTGATTGTGTTGCTGCTGGATGAGTTGCTGCAGAAGGGTTACGGGTTGGGCTCTGGTATCTCTCTCTTCATCGCCACCAACATCTGTGAGACAATTGTATGGAAGGCATTCAGCCCAACCACAGTCAACACAGGCAGAGGTATGTATTCAGAAAGATATTGTATGGAACCATTCTGTGCTGTCAAGTTTGAGTGGTGTTGACTGaatcttgtttgtttgtgtgtgtgtgtgtgtgcgcatgtgcattcaggtactgagtttgaaggagCCGTTATTGCGCTGTTCCACCTGTTGGCCACTCGTACTGATAAAGTGCGAGCTCTGAGAGAGGCCTTCTACAGGCAGAATTTGCCCAACCTCATGAACCTCATCTCTACAGTCTTTGTCTTTGCTGTGGTCATATACTTCCaggtcagttttatttatttaaaatgttgcatgCAGTTAGAACTGTAATTATCTAAATGGGTTTTAACCTTTTTACATTAATGGAATGTTTGTTTTGATCTCTCAATGACAGGGCTTCAGAGTTGATCTGCCCATCAAGTCTGCACGTTACCGTGGCCAGTACAACACATATCCCATCAAGCTGTTCTACACCTCAAACATTCCCATCATCCTGCAGTCTGCTCTGGTGTCCAACTTGTATGTCATCTCTCAAATGCTCTCCACTCGCTTCAGTGGGAATTTCCTGGTCAACCTGCTTGGAACTTGGTCTGTAAGTAACATCTGATGCGTACTCAATCATATATTCCACTTATAAGTATGGTgagatgagtccagatttacatGGCAAACAAATTAAATCATCGGCTCTGCAATTCAGTCACCATAACAGCTGTATTGCACATCTAGCTTACTTTCTGCCTTGGAAAAGCTGCTTTGGTGTTTCAGTTacctgtgtgtatatgtatatgtgtgtgtgtgtgtgtgtgtgtgtgtgtgtgtgtgtatatatatatatatatatatatatatatatatatatattatatatatatatatacaccataaAGAATAAGGTAAAGATGAGATATGGGCTCACTAATGGCTTGTGGTGATAATGTTTTTGTAGGATTCCTCATCTGGTGGTCCGGCCCGTGCCTACCCTGTAGGTGGTCTTTGTTACTATCTATCCCCTCCGGAGTCATTTGGTTCAGTGCTTGATGACCCAGTCCATGCAGTTATCTACATCGTCTTCATGCTGGGATCCTGTGCCTTCTTTTCTAAGACCTGGATCGAAGTTTCTGGATCATCTGCCAAAGATGTAAGGCTCtagttgtgttttttttctgtatGACTAACTGAACCCTAAAAAGGCAAACAAGTAGACTAGTACTGTTTACTATGTACTATTTTTGCAAATTCAGAATTAAGTCAAATGTGTTTCAGGTGGCAAAGCAGCTGAAAGAGCAGCAGATGGTGATGAGGGGACACAGAGAGACCTCCATGGTTCATGAACTTAACAGGTAAATTGGAAACACGCTTGAACCGTGGTCGATAATTCGTTTTCTCGTTTTTGTCTTCAAAATAGAATAACCAATAAACCGACCGTTTACTCGTTTTTCATCTAGAAAGAAATTAtcaaaattgtgaaaatattattttttaatttttttcgttTCATATAAGAACTAGAAAAACAGGAATTCAGCTTGATTTTTCATTCAAGCGCATAAAATAAGTGTACAATCTTATTATATGATTTGCACAATTGGATGGACGTGATGCATGCGTTTCTACTAATTGGCTAAacttgcaatgtcatctgctctTCCTCATTCCTTTTCTTCAGAATAAAAGCCTTTTCACATGGGACATGGCGAGCGCTAAATCACAAGTTTATCACATTGAGGACagctttgtttttttggttttacaGTCAATgcacattgccatggcaacagtcaGAAAGGACTTTATTTTGGCTGACATGTCTATCTGTATAcctttttaaaagtgaaatatcAGTGGGGGTGTAAATTTGtgtccatatacagtatgtgttaaacagaacagaatgaaccttacatttttaatggctacaaatattttatttttaggataCAACATCTAACCATGAACTGATTGAATAAAATGAAACCCTTATCTATTATGCAGTTGTCTCTCTTTAACATCTAGACTATATGATCTGCATACAGACAAGATGTTATCTTCACTATATGCATTCAACCAGTacgcaataaaatattatttatggataGTGAATGTGTTTAGAACTTAATGGGAATTACGTAAAATAATTGTACATAGCCTAATTAGGgctattgatttaattatcattaataataataacaacaacaacaataatgacCAGATAAAGTATATTTAGTTACAGTTAGGTCTGTGCACAGCATCCCAATTcataattttccttttaaaaataaaaaagcactgccACCCCATCCCGTGGTGACAAGCGAGTTGAGTTCATTGGCTTTCGTATCCAGGTGTCCATTGCTTGATGAGATTGCAATAAACATGCAGCAGTCAGAAGTTTTTCTAAGAAATATTGatgttcttcattaaaatgattagaATCTATCTGTAAAAGCAATTGGCAAACTTGAACTTGGTGAAATCTTATTTGCTATGATTGGGGTTGAGGAAGAACAGACGATGGTGCGcattgacc
It includes:
- the LOC127446144 gene encoding protein transport protein Sec61 subunit alpha-like 1; this encodes MGIKFLEVIKPFCAVLPEIQKPERKIQFREKVLWTAITLFIFLVCCQIPLFGIMSSDSADPFYWMRVILASNRGTLMELGISPIVTSGLIMQLLAGAKIIEVGDTPKDRALFNGAQKLFGMIITIGQAIVYVMTGMYGDPSEMGAGICLLIIIQLFVAGLIVLLLDELLQKGYGLGSGISLFIATNICETIVWKAFSPTTVNTGRGTEFEGAVIALFHLLATRTDKVRALREAFYRQNLPNLMNLISTVFVFAVVIYFQGFRVDLPIKSARYRGQYNTYPIKLFYTSNIPIILQSALVSNLYVISQMLSTRFSGNFLVNLLGTWSDSSSGGPARAYPVGGLCYYLSPPESFGSVLDDPVHAVIYIVFMLGSCAFFSKTWIEVSGSSAKDVAKQLKEQQMVMRGHRETSMVHELNRYIPTAAAFGGLCIGGLSVMADFLGAIGSGTGILLAVTIIYQYFEIFVKEQSEVGSMGALLF